The genomic segment TATAGTCATATTCTTGTCTAGCAGATGCTAGCTTTTTATGTAGCATGTTGCGTTTTAACAATTTGCGCAACGCATCATCAGAGGCATCGACTAATTGTTTGTCGGCTGGAATGACATCAAACCTCAATTCCGAATTAATTCTCTTTAAAGGAAACTTGTAGGGATGTAGCGTACTCAGAAGTTCTATATCCCGCTGTGTGAGCGATTCAAAGACGCCGCCTTCACTTAGGGGAATGCCTAGTGAACTTGTTAAATCTTGCTGATTTGGGTCAAAATCAACAGCTAGAACCCGCTTACCTAGAAAAGTTAGGATTGCTGCTAGGTTGACGGCTGTAGTTGTTTTTCCTACACCCCCTTTGTTGTTATAAACAGCTACCGTTAAGGCTCTGGATGGACTTTCAATCTTCTTGCGAATTGAAGCAACAATCTTGTCAGCATTTTCACTGTCTAGGGCAAGGCAGTGGGTAGCAGGATAAATTACTTTACCGTGTTTGCGAAATAGTTGAATGTGGCAAGAGTTAGTAATAATGCCCCACTCAGCTGTTTTGCAGTTGGGAGCAAGAAGATATCGTTTGAGTTGCGTGACCGTTTTTTTGTATTGTGCGGCATCGCTGGACAAGTTACAATCTCTACCCTTCAACTCTAAGAGAAGATAGGGATTGGACTTTGTATGTAGAAAAACATCATCTCCAACTGTTTTTCTAGCTGCTTTATCAACGGCTTTGCCATCACCCGTTGGGTAATTAGGATGAACTTCTTGGGATTGAAACCCTAGTAGTTCTAGTAGATGGGATGAAAAATGATGGTCAACGACGGCTTCCGGAGCATTTTCAGGAAGACTGCTTAGAGTGGAGCGAAGACTAGTGGGTGCCATACTTATAAGGTAGGGGGAACTTTCAATGGTATCTCAGATCTAGTGTGCCCATTGGGGTACGCTTACTCACACTATCGTGTTGATTGCTTGTCAGGAAAATTACACTACTTGACTGATAACCTTATGTCTACTTGACTCTGAACGCGTGTAGATAGGATGTCAGATTCAGCCTACATTGAGGGCTTTCAGAACAGCAATGGTGTAGAGAGGCGTTTCTTAGTATGTTGGAGAATACTTGAAAAACGTTTCTCTACACCTCCCTCATTTTAAGCAGATATTAAGAAACGTGCTACGGGTAAGCGTGATGGATTCAGGGGCGATCGCCTGCCGTTAGAATGGACAAGAAAATGTTGAAGCCAGAGCACATGAAGACATGCAAGCCAGGCGATAGCTAAAAAAATGCCCCGGTAGTTCATAGAAAGTGCCTGTGAGCAGGTGATCTTGAACTATCGGGGAAAAGTTAGACAGCCGACGTTTTGTTGAGCGTCTGCCATAGTGGAATAGGACGTACAAAGGGAGATAGGCAGCTAGCCTTCGCTGAGGACTTCGGTAAAGGCAAACTTGGCGGAAGCTAAGACAAATATCGTAGTAGGCAGCTTAGCCGTGCGCTGCTGTAAGTTGGCATAGTACTCTGGATAGTCATCCACGGCATCGGGAGGTGCTATGCCTAGAAAAATCAAATCGGCGAAGGCTGATGACTCGTGAAGCACCTCGTCAAAAGAACGACCGTTGGCGACTAATACCTCTGATAGGGCAGAAATACGCATATCTTGCACAAACCTGCGGATATTCTGCTGGGCAGACTTGGCCGCCGTATCGTCCTGCACCATCAGCTTCAGGCAAATGTCTACATTGCGCCACGCGATGTTCCTGCTCAGCAGGTCAGCCAGCAGTAGCATCAACCCACCATTAGCCTGCATCCCTCCCCACCAGACATCAATGCGCTGACGGCGGCCAAATCCTCCCTGTTCATTTTCCCGCAGAATGATAATATTGCGATTTCCCTTGTGGGTCTGGGCAATGAGGTTACAGTAGCTGGTTCGTCGTTCTGGATTTTCGCTATCTCCGAGCACAATGGTGTTGGGTACAAGGGGGCCAAGACCATAGGTCTCGATGAGTTGAACAGCACCTTCAAAGGGATCTGAGGCGGTGGTGAGGCGTACTAAGGCTCGGATACCTCGCCGTTCCAAGTAGTCGCGGATGGTGGCTTCCATGGTAGATTGCTGCCCCACATCGCGGGAGCCGCTGGGTAAGACACTCGATACGGTAACGAGGCCTCGGTTGTGGGTGAGGGCATCGGCTAGCTCGACCAACGACCAGCGGCGAGATGGGGAACCAGAAAGGGCGAGAATGTGGGGCCGCCAGTTTTTAGGATCATCGGTGTGGTCGAGTTGCAAAATGCCTGTCCGCAGGAGCGCCATCCACATGCCCCGGCGGGCATCTCCCCAGGTGGCTTCCAGTTCCCGGCGCTGCAGCCAAAAGAAAATGCTGAGGGCGATCGCTGCGGCAACGACCGTGGCAACAGCATTAATTAAAAACATGACCGACAAACAGCCCACCGCTCCAAGGAGCGACAGGAACCAGGGGACACGGAAGGTAGGACGATAGGAGGGGCTTTGCAGAAAGCCTTCAATGCCAGCGGAGACGTTGAGCACCAGGTAAGTTGTGAGAAAAAACATCGTGAGCACAGGGGCGATCAGATTGAGATCGCCGATGCAAACGGCTGCGGCGGAGACAAATAATGTTACCGCCGTACCAATGCGGGGCTCATCTTGACGACCGCTACCCGTACCTAGAATTTTGAGGGCGCGCGGCAGGACGCCGTCCCGCGCGAGGGCTTGCAGGACACGGGGGGCTCCCATAATGCTGCCAATGGCGCTGGATAAGGTTGCTCCCCAGACGCCTAGCAAAATGGCAGGACTCCAAAAGGAGAGTTGCTGCATGATCAGCGGTTCATCGATGAGGTTGGCGGTATCGACTCGATAGGCAAGGAGCAGCGGCAATACCATATAGATGACGTACCCTACTCCCACGGCGGCTAGGGTGCCGCTGGGCAAGGCTTGGGTAGGATTTTTTAAATCCCCAGACATATTAACGCCAGCCATGATGCCCGTCACCGCAGGGAAAAATACGGCAAACACAGCCCAGAAACTCTGGGTCGTTTCAGGAACGGCCCAAAGTTGCGGTTCTATGTTAGGCAGCGATGGCCCAAAGATCAGGGAGATCAGAGATAGGGCGATCGCCCCCATGATGAAGTACTGGGCTCGAATGGCTAGCTCGGCGGAGGTGAGAGCCAAAATGGCAACCGCGAGGGTGGTTATCAACGCAACAACCACCTGATTCAGCCCTGGAAACACCGCTGAGAGGCTTTCGGCAAAGCCAAGGGTGTAGAGAGCCACGGAAAGAGCTTGGGCAAAGTATAGGGGGATGCCTACTGCTCCTCCCGTCTCAATGCCGAGGGAACGGCTAATCATGTAATAGGCTCCGCCCACGCGAACGACCCGGTCGGTGGCGATCGCACAGACGGACAGGGCGGTCAAAAACGTGATGGAGGTGGAGAGCGTCACAATAATCAGGGTGCCGAGCAACCCTACATTGCCCACAACCCAGCCAAATCGGAGGTACATAATTACCCCCAAAATGGTCAAAATTGAGGGGGTAAACACGCCGCCAAAGGCTCCTAGCCCTTGGGGTTCCTTCGATGAAGGATCGGGTGGCAGACTAGGTTCGGGTTTGGGAGATTGGCTAAAGGGTAGCTTCATGAAAAAACGTCAAGTAAGTAACAGAAACGTGGACAACATTGGACTCAGGCACTGCTACCTAGAGTGAAGACCAATGAATGATGTCAGGCCCATTTAAGCGTACTCTTCCCGACATCTCCACCTAGGCCTGCTCAGCCACCCGTTATTCATTCATGGCCAACAAGTCTTGGCGACGTTCATGTCTACGACGGCTAATGCGGTCTAAGCCAGGGCGATCGCTTTTGTAGGGTGTATGGGATCGCCATCAAACATTAGAAACGGGACTGGCGCGATTCGAACGCGCGACCTACCGCTTAGGAGGCGGTTGCTCTATCCTGTTGAGCTACAGCCCCAGGTTACCGCCCATCCTAGCAGCAGCGCTGGGTGGACACGAAGGGTTTCTAGGGGTGCGATCGCTCAGTTATCAAATTATTTTAGTTTTAGTGGTTGCGACGATCGCAGCCGGTTTTTTGGGAAATCTAGGCTTGCATGTTGCGAGTTGTTCCCATGTCTAAAAAAGACCTCAGTGAAACGGATATTTGCGATCGCTACATTACACCCGCGCTTCACAATGCAGGATGGAAGCCGGGGCAGATTCGGCGGGAGTTTGGATTCACCGATGGTCAGATGATTGTCCGAAAGCAGATGACCGTCAGGGGCAAACGAAAACGCGCCGATTATTTGCTGTATTACCAGACGAATAAGGCGATCGCCATCATCGAAGCAAAGGATAACAAGCATCGGGTAGGAGATGGACTGCAGCAGGCGTTGGGCTATGCCGAAGCATTGCAAGTGCCATTTGTTTTTGCCAGCAATGGGGATGGGTTTCGGTTGCACGATCGCACGGGCACCTATCCGCAGATGGAACAGGATTTGGGGTTAGACGAGTTCCCTTCGCCGGACGAACTGTGGGAGCGCTACCAGCAATGGCAAAACCTGACGGATGTGCCGTATACCGCCCAGGCGCTGCTGTCGTCGGCTTTTTATGAGGGGATTGGGGCAAAGGAACCCCGGTATTATCAGCAGCTTGCGGTGAACCGGACAATTGAGGCGATCGCCCGTGGACAGAAGCGCTGCTTGCTGGTGATGGCGACGG from the Candidatus Obscuribacterales bacterium genome contains:
- a CDS encoding AAA family ATPase, giving the protein MAPTSLRSTLSSLPENAPEAVVDHHFSSHLLELLGFQSQEVHPNYPTGDGKAVDKAARKTVGDDVFLHTKSNPYLLLELKGRDCNLSSDAAQYKKTVTQLKRYLLAPNCKTAEWGIITNSCHIQLFRKHGKVIYPATHCLALDSENADKIVASIRKKIESPSRALTVAVYNNKGGVGKTTTAVNLAAILTFLGKRVLAVDFDPNQQDLTSSLGIPLSEGGVFESLTQRDIELLSTLHPYKFPLKRINSELRFDVIPADKQLVDASDDALRKLLKRNMLHKKLASARQEYDY
- a CDS encoding amino acid permease gives rise to the protein MKLPFSQSPKPEPSLPPDPSSKEPQGLGAFGGVFTPSILTILGVIMYLRFGWVVGNVGLLGTLIIVTLSTSITFLTALSVCAIATDRVVRVGGAYYMISRSLGIETGGAVGIPLYFAQALSVALYTLGFAESLSAVFPGLNQVVVALITTLAVAILALTSAELAIRAQYFIMGAIALSLISLIFGPSLPNIEPQLWAVPETTQSFWAVFAVFFPAVTGIMAGVNMSGDLKNPTQALPSGTLAAVGVGYVIYMVLPLLLAYRVDTANLIDEPLIMQQLSFWSPAILLGVWGATLSSAIGSIMGAPRVLQALARDGVLPRALKILGTGSGRQDEPRIGTAVTLFVSAAAVCIGDLNLIAPVLTMFFLTTYLVLNVSAGIEGFLQSPSYRPTFRVPWFLSLLGAVGCLSVMFLINAVATVVAAAIALSIFFWLQRRELEATWGDARRGMWMALLRTGILQLDHTDDPKNWRPHILALSGSPSRRWSLVELADALTHNRGLVTVSSVLPSGSRDVGQQSTMEATIRDYLERRGIRALVRLTTASDPFEGAVQLIETYGLGPLVPNTIVLGDSENPERRTSYCNLIAQTHKGNRNIIILRENEQGGFGRRQRIDVWWGGMQANGGLMLLLADLLSRNIAWRNVDICLKLMVQDDTAAKSAQQNIRRFVQDMRISALSEVLVANGRSFDEVLHESSAFADLIFLGIAPPDAVDDYPEYYANLQQRTAKLPTTIFVLASAKFAFTEVLSEG